Proteins encoded within one genomic window of Streptomyces sp. NBC_00523:
- a CDS encoding trypsin-like serine peptidase, which produces MRSIRPLLAATGLVAALALTATACGPTEDEGADKPAASASASGGTDEGSGLPAGLADQLKKHGIDPDKWRDGEWKNWDKDKWLREAKDFVNPVIEGLWKPDRMKSAKDPAKTMAAGDLSGDQGVSDPEPRPVTAEREKTPYHNYAAPVGKVFFDSPKGHMVCSGTVVKDPKHPGKSNLVWTAGHCVHAGSAGGWYRNIVFVPAYNDQGKSPAALQNAQPQEIAPYGAYWADWASTSGEWIKDGGPTGGEGAPYDYAVLHVKPEQGTKSLEETVGNALAVNFDAPEISQISAMGAWGYPAAPPYDGLIMHKCVDRPGRLSISPATPTMYRIGCSMTGGSSGGGWFSEGSDGKPALVSNTSIGPVTSGWLAGPHLGEGAEQIFTMMSEKYGAQ; this is translated from the coding sequence ATGCGATCCATACGTCCGCTGCTCGCCGCGACCGGTCTGGTCGCCGCGCTCGCGCTGACGGCCACGGCCTGCGGCCCCACCGAGGACGAGGGCGCCGACAAGCCGGCCGCCTCCGCATCGGCCTCGGGTGGCACCGATGAGGGCAGCGGCCTTCCCGCCGGGCTGGCCGACCAACTCAAGAAGCACGGGATCGACCCGGACAAGTGGCGCGACGGCGAGTGGAAGAACTGGGACAAGGACAAGTGGCTGCGTGAGGCCAAGGACTTCGTCAACCCGGTCATCGAGGGGCTGTGGAAGCCCGACCGGATGAAGTCCGCGAAGGACCCGGCCAAGACCATGGCCGCCGGTGACCTCTCCGGTGACCAGGGCGTCTCCGACCCGGAGCCCCGGCCGGTCACCGCCGAGCGCGAGAAGACGCCGTACCACAACTACGCGGCCCCGGTCGGGAAGGTCTTCTTCGACTCCCCCAAGGGCCACATGGTCTGCTCGGGCACGGTCGTCAAGGACCCGAAGCACCCGGGGAAGTCCAACCTGGTGTGGACCGCCGGGCACTGCGTGCACGCCGGATCCGCCGGCGGCTGGTACCGCAACATCGTCTTCGTGCCCGCGTACAACGACCAGGGCAAGAGCCCCGCGGCGCTGCAGAACGCGCAGCCGCAGGAGATCGCCCCGTACGGCGCGTACTGGGCCGACTGGGCCAGCACCTCCGGTGAGTGGATCAAGGACGGCGGCCCGACGGGCGGCGAAGGCGCCCCGTACGACTACGCGGTGCTGCACGTGAAGCCGGAGCAGGGCACCAAGTCCCTCGAGGAGACCGTGGGCAACGCTCTCGCGGTGAACTTCGACGCCCCCGAGATTTCACAGATCAGCGCGATGGGCGCCTGGGGCTACCCGGCGGCCCCGCCGTACGACGGTCTGATCATGCACAAGTGCGTCGACCGTCCGGGCCGGCTCTCGATCAGCCCCGCCACGCCCACGATGTACCGCATCGGCTGCTCGATGACCGGTGGTTCGTCCGGTGGCGGCTGGTTCAGCGAGGGCAGCGACGGAAAGCCGGCGCTGGTCTCGAACACGTCCATCGGCCCGGTCACCTCGGGCTGGCTGGCGGGACCGCACCTCGGTGAGGGCGCCGAGCAGATCTTCACGATGATGAGCGAGAAGTACGGCGCCCAGTAG
- a CDS encoding M1 family metallopeptidase, whose translation MPFLSRRSRAAVLAAASAALVAATLPADPVPLGIGDPLFPHLGNPGYDVLAYDIGLTYKGRNDVPLDAVTTIDARTTEPLDRINLDFTRGTVRSVAVNGLRAGFETAGEDLVVRPAGRIPAGVPLRITVRHTSDPNGEQDSGGWVRTADGLAMANQADAGHRVFPSNDHPADKAYFTFRVTAPNDRTVVANGVPTGRSRNGDSTTWTYRTEHPMATELAQVSIGDSTVVRRTGPHGLPVRDVVPTADRDRVETWLKRTPAQLEWMERQVGRYPFENYGILVADTETGFELETQTLSLFEKRLFTDTRFPAWYVESVMVHEMAHQWFGDSVSPQSWSDLWLNEGHATWYEARYTEDHMDAPLEARMRNAYIRSDTWRAAGGPPARPAAPKPGQKISLFRPVVYDGSALVLYALRQEIGHDAFGRLERLWVHKHRDSNAATADFVRLASQVAGRDLTAFFDGWLYGTKTPPMPGHPDWRSTAPAAS comes from the coding sequence ATGCCGTTCCTCTCCCGCCGCTCGCGGGCCGCCGTGCTGGCCGCCGCGTCGGCCGCCCTCGTCGCCGCCACCCTGCCCGCCGACCCGGTGCCCCTCGGCATCGGCGACCCGCTCTTCCCGCACCTCGGCAACCCCGGCTACGACGTGCTCGCGTACGACATCGGCCTCACCTACAAGGGCCGCAACGACGTGCCGCTGGACGCCGTCACCACCATCGACGCGCGGACGACCGAGCCGCTGGACCGGATCAACCTCGACTTCACCCGGGGCACCGTGCGCTCAGTCGCCGTCAACGGGCTGCGCGCCGGATTCGAGACCGCGGGCGAGGACCTCGTCGTACGGCCGGCGGGCCGCATCCCGGCCGGGGTGCCCCTGCGCATCACCGTCCGCCACACCAGCGATCCCAACGGCGAACAGGACAGCGGCGGCTGGGTGCGCACGGCCGACGGGCTCGCGATGGCCAACCAGGCGGACGCCGGACACCGGGTCTTCCCGAGCAACGACCACCCCGCCGACAAGGCGTACTTCACCTTCCGCGTCACCGCGCCGAACGACAGGACCGTCGTCGCCAACGGCGTCCCCACCGGCCGCAGCCGCAACGGCGACAGCACCACCTGGACCTATCGCACCGAACACCCCATGGCGACCGAACTGGCCCAGGTCAGCATCGGCGACTCGACCGTCGTACGGCGGACCGGACCGCATGGACTGCCCGTCCGCGACGTCGTACCCACCGCCGACCGGGACCGCGTGGAGACCTGGCTGAAGAGGACCCCCGCCCAGCTGGAGTGGATGGAGCGGCAGGTCGGCCGCTACCCCTTCGAGAACTACGGAATCCTCGTCGCCGACACCGAGACCGGGTTCGAGCTGGAGACCCAGACCCTGTCCCTCTTCGAGAAGCGCCTGTTCACCGACACGCGCTTCCCCGCCTGGTACGTCGAGTCGGTCATGGTCCACGAAATGGCCCACCAGTGGTTCGGTGACAGCGTCTCCCCGCAGTCCTGGTCCGATCTCTGGCTGAACGAGGGGCACGCCACCTGGTACGAGGCGCGGTACACCGAGGACCACATGGACGCCCCGCTGGAGGCACGCATGCGGAACGCCTACATCCGCTCGGACACCTGGCGCGCCGCCGGAGGCCCGCCCGCCCGGCCCGCGGCCCCGAAGCCCGGCCAGAAGATCAGCCTGTTCAGGCCCGTGGTCTACGACGGCAGCGCCCTCGTCCTGTACGCGCTGCGCCAGGAGATCGGGCACGACGCCTTCGGCCGGCTGGAACGGCTCTGGGTCCACAAGCACCGCGACTCCAACGCCGCCACGGCCGACTTCGTCCGGCTCGCCTCGCAGGTGGCGGGACGCGATCTGACCGCCTTCTTCGACGGCTGGCTGTACGGGACGAAGACACCGCCCATGCCGGGGCACCCGGACTGGCGGAGCACCGCGCCGGCCGCCTCGTAA
- the hflX gene encoding GTPase HflX has product MTSSSSLPQDAQNAQSATENATESLTEGLRADALMEEDVAWSFEIDGERDGDQLDRSERAALRRVAGLSTELEDVTEVEYRQLRLERVVLVGVWTSGTVQDAENSLAELAALAETAGAQVLDAVFQRRDKPDPATYIGSGKARELRDVVVETGADTVVCDGELSPGQLIHLEDVVKVKVVDRTALILDIFAQHAKSREGKAQVSLAQMQYMLPRLRGWGQSLSRQMGGGGTSGGGGMATRGPGETKIETDRRRIREKMAKMRREIAEMKTGRDLKRQERRRNKVPSVAIAGYTNAGKSSLLNRLTGAGVLVENALFATLDPTVRRAETPSGRVYTLADTVGFVRHLPHHLVEAFRSTMEEVGDSDLILHVVDGAHPVPEEQLAAVREVIREVGATDVPEIVVINKADAADPLVLQRLLRNEKHAIAVSARTGAGIDELLALIDSELPRPSVAVEALVPYTQGGLVSRVHAEGEVVSEEHTSEGTLIKARVNEELAAELASFIPAVH; this is encoded by the coding sequence ATGACCTCCTCTTCTTCCCTTCCCCAGGACGCGCAGAACGCGCAGAGTGCCACGGAGAACGCGACCGAGAGCCTCACCGAGGGCCTGCGGGCCGACGCCCTGATGGAAGAGGACGTCGCCTGGAGCTTCGAGATCGACGGAGAGCGGGACGGCGACCAGCTGGACCGTTCGGAGCGTGCCGCGCTGCGGCGTGTGGCCGGCCTCTCCACCGAGCTCGAGGACGTCACCGAGGTCGAGTACCGACAGCTCCGCCTGGAGCGCGTCGTGCTCGTCGGTGTCTGGACCTCGGGCACCGTGCAGGACGCGGAGAATTCGCTCGCCGAGCTGGCGGCCCTCGCCGAGACGGCGGGCGCCCAGGTGCTCGACGCCGTCTTCCAGCGCCGCGACAAGCCCGATCCGGCCACGTACATCGGTTCCGGCAAGGCCCGCGAACTGCGTGACGTCGTCGTGGAGACCGGAGCCGACACCGTCGTCTGCGACGGTGAGCTGTCCCCGGGCCAGCTGATCCACCTGGAAGACGTCGTCAAGGTCAAGGTGGTCGACCGGACCGCCCTGATCCTCGACATCTTCGCCCAGCATGCCAAATCCCGAGAGGGCAAGGCGCAGGTCTCCCTGGCGCAGATGCAGTACATGCTGCCCAGGCTCCGCGGCTGGGGTCAGTCGCTGTCCCGTCAGATGGGCGGTGGCGGTACCAGCGGCGGTGGCGGCATGGCGACCCGTGGTCCCGGTGAGACCAAGATCGAGACCGACCGGCGCCGTATCCGCGAGAAGATGGCGAAGATGCGCCGGGAGATCGCGGAGATGAAGACCGGCCGCGACCTCAAGCGCCAGGAACGCCGGCGCAACAAGGTCCCCTCGGTCGCCATCGCCGGATACACCAACGCCGGCAAGTCCTCGCTGCTCAACCGCCTGACCGGGGCGGGAGTGCTGGTGGAGAACGCCCTGTTCGCCACCCTCGACCCGACCGTGCGCCGGGCCGAGACGCCGAGCGGCCGGGTCTACACGCTCGCCGACACCGTCGGGTTCGTACGGCATCTGCCGCACCACCTGGTCGAGGCGTTCCGCTCCACCATGGAGGAGGTCGGGGACTCCGATCTCATCCTGCACGTGGTGGACGGCGCGCACCCGGTGCCGGAGGAGCAGCTCGCCGCGGTGCGTGAGGTGATCCGCGAGGTAGGCGCGACGGACGTGCCCGAGATCGTCGTGATCAACAAGGCGGACGCGGCGGACCCGCTGGTCCTCCAGCGCCTCCTGCGCAACGAGAAGCACGCCATCGCGGTCTCCGCCCGCACCGGAGCCGGCATCGACGAGCTGCTCGCGCTGATCGACAGCGAGCTGCCCCGTCCGTCGGTCGCGGTCGAGGCACTCGTGCCGTACACCCAGGGCGGACTCGTCTCCCGGGTGCACGCCGAGGGCGAAGTGGTCTCCGAGGAGCACACCTCGGAGGGCACGCTGATCAAGGCGCGGGTCAACGAGGAGCTGGCCGCCGAGCTCGCCTCGTTCATCCCCGCCGTGCACTGA